In Treponema primitia ZAS-2, a genomic segment contains:
- a CDS encoding zinc-binding dehydrogenase translates to MGQKTKAVRLYGADDLRLEEFELPEIKDDEILVRIISDSICMSTYKLAKQGKKHKRCPQNVDTNPIIIGHEFAGDIVKVGAKWSGEFKAGEKFAQQPALNYKGSLASPGYSYEFFGGDASYCILPHEVMELGCLLHYDGDAYFYASLAEPVSCIIGGYHIMYHTNKQNYDHAMDIKEGGNVLILGGAGPMGLEAVEYPLYGGNKPTRIVVTDVDDGRLERAKKLIPPELAKKQGVELHYVNPRGFADQYTALMDITGGKGYDDVFVYAPIKELAEAGDRLMAFDGCLNFFAGPSDKNFSAMMNLYNCHYTSTHILGSTGGNTDDLKEAIKLASEKKIRPAVMVTHICGIDAVASAVINLPELRAGKIVTYTHINMPLTAISDFAKLGEKDPLFADLHKSCDAHQGLWNAEAEKILLKHFKVGA, encoded by the coding sequence ATCTCAGGCTGGAAGAATTTGAACTTCCTGAAATAAAGGATGATGAGATTCTTGTCAGAATAATAAGCGATAGTATTTGTATGTCTACGTACAAGCTTGCGAAACAGGGAAAAAAACACAAACGATGTCCTCAGAATGTGGATACCAATCCTATTATCATTGGCCATGAGTTTGCCGGGGATATAGTAAAAGTGGGGGCAAAATGGAGCGGTGAATTTAAAGCAGGCGAAAAATTTGCCCAGCAGCCTGCGCTTAATTATAAAGGAAGCCTTGCCTCCCCCGGTTATTCCTACGAATTTTTCGGCGGGGATGCAAGTTATTGTATTCTTCCCCATGAGGTGATGGAATTGGGCTGCCTTCTTCATTACGATGGAGACGCTTATTTTTATGCTTCCCTGGCAGAACCGGTAAGCTGTATTATCGGCGGCTATCATATTATGTACCATACCAACAAGCAGAATTATGATCATGCCATGGACATTAAAGAAGGCGGCAATGTGCTTATCCTCGGCGGCGCCGGCCCCATGGGGCTTGAAGCAGTTGAATACCCCCTGTACGGCGGTAATAAACCCACTCGGATTGTTGTTACCGATGTGGATGACGGCCGGCTTGAACGGGCAAAAAAACTAATCCCCCCTGAACTGGCAAAAAAACAGGGTGTAGAGCTGCACTATGTAAATCCCCGCGGTTTTGCGGATCAGTATACTGCTCTTATGGATATTACCGGGGGGAAAGGGTACGACGATGTATTTGTCTACGCCCCTATTAAGGAGCTTGCGGAGGCGGGAGATCGGCTTATGGCCTTTGACGGCTGCCTTAACTTTTTTGCAGGTCCCTCGGATAAAAACTTTTCTGCCATGATGAACCTCTACAACTGCCATTATACCAGCACCCACATACTGGGAAGCACCGGGGGTAATACTGATGACCTCAAGGAAGCTATTAAGCTGGCATCGGAAAAGAAAATCCGTCCTGCGGTTATGGTAACCCATATCTGCGGTATTGATGCTGTGGCCTCAGCGGTTATTAATTTGCCGGAATTACGGGCGGGAAAGATTGTTACCTATACGCATATCAATATGCCCTTAACTGCCATAAGTGATTTTGCCAAACTGGGTGAAAAGGATCCTCTATTTGCGGACCTGCATAAAAGTTGTGATGCCCATCAGGGATTGTGGAATGCGGAAGCGGAAAAAATCCTTTTAAAACACTTTAAAGTGGGAGCATAA
- the ptsP gene encoding phosphoenolpyruvate--protein phosphotransferase: protein MITLQGKGVSDGIALGKLTFLERTHFSVEKRTITDVPAEVERFNAARETAAAQLEELSRTMAEKIGKENALLFDIHSMMLSDPDFFEPMIGIIENQKICAEYAVMEAGSALAQDFADMDDDYMKERAADVRDVANRVVAILSGTWMDVSAGSDPVILAADDFSPSETVQFDRSKVLALVSRAGAANSHTAIFARTMGIPAIIGFGSSLSAGLAGVNAAVDGGTGVLCIDPGPAVIEEFQKKHELLEEEKQAMEKYRGRETLTKSGKKIQLFANIGSVTDVEAAILGDAEGIGLFRSEFLYLGREDYPGEEEQYETYKRVLELMKGKQVIIRTMDIGADKQAAYFGLPGEENPALGMRAIRICLTRPELFKTQLRAIYRASSFGNAAIMFPMICSVAELLRAKAILKEVRNELQVQGIAFNEKVPVGIMIETPAAAIISDLLAKEADFFSIGTNDLTQYTLAIDRQNDLLSEFCDIHHEAILRLIKLSCDNAHNAGIPIGICGSLGADKTLTQFFIETGIDELSVEPSCVLPLRKVIAKL, encoded by the coding sequence ATGATCACATTGCAGGGTAAGGGAGTGAGTGATGGCATAGCGCTTGGAAAACTGACTTTTCTGGAACGTACCCATTTTTCGGTGGAAAAGAGGACCATTACCGATGTTCCGGCTGAAGTTGAACGTTTTAATGCAGCCAGAGAAACAGCCGCTGCACAATTGGAAGAGCTTTCCAGGACCATGGCTGAAAAAATAGGTAAAGAAAATGCCCTGCTTTTTGATATTCACAGTATGATGCTCTCTGACCCTGATTTTTTTGAACCTATGATAGGCATTATCGAAAACCAGAAGATCTGCGCAGAATATGCGGTTATGGAAGCCGGCTCCGCGCTGGCCCAGGATTTTGCGGACATGGACGATGATTATATGAAAGAGCGGGCTGCGGATGTCCGGGATGTGGCTAACCGGGTAGTAGCGATACTGTCAGGTACCTGGATGGATGTTTCTGCAGGAAGCGATCCGGTTATTCTTGCGGCAGATGATTTTAGCCCCAGTGAAACGGTTCAGTTTGACCGTTCCAAGGTGTTAGCCCTGGTTTCCAGGGCAGGGGCAGCAAATTCTCATACTGCCATATTTGCCCGGACCATGGGGATTCCGGCTATTATAGGTTTTGGGTCCTCCCTTTCAGCGGGGCTTGCGGGTGTAAATGCAGCGGTAGACGGCGGTACAGGGGTGCTTTGCATTGACCCCGGGCCTGCGGTTATTGAAGAATTTCAGAAAAAACATGAACTCCTGGAAGAAGAAAAACAGGCCATGGAAAAATACCGGGGCAGGGAAACGCTTACAAAAAGCGGAAAAAAGATACAGCTCTTTGCCAACATTGGTTCTGTTACGGATGTGGAAGCAGCTATTCTGGGGGATGCCGAAGGGATAGGTCTTTTCCGCAGCGAATTTCTTTACCTGGGCCGTGAGGATTATCCCGGTGAAGAAGAGCAATATGAAACCTATAAGCGGGTACTTGAATTAATGAAGGGCAAACAGGTAATTATCCGTACCATGGACATAGGGGCTGACAAACAAGCCGCGTATTTCGGCCTCCCTGGGGAAGAAAACCCTGCCCTGGGGATGCGGGCAATACGTATTTGCTTGACCCGGCCTGAACTGTTCAAGACCCAGTTGCGGGCAATTTACCGGGCTTCCTCTTTCGGCAACGCCGCAATCATGTTTCCCATGATCTGTTCTGTGGCAGAATTACTGCGTGCAAAAGCGATTTTAAAGGAAGTGCGGAATGAGTTGCAGGTTCAGGGAATCGCTTTTAATGAAAAAGTGCCCGTCGGTATCATGATTGAAACCCCTGCCGCCGCCATAATAAGTGACCTTCTGGCAAAGGAGGCTGATTTTTTCAGTATAGGTACCAACGATCTGACCCAGTACACCCTTGCTATAGACCGTCAAAATGATTTGTTAAGCGAGTTTTGCGATATTCACCATGAAGCAATACTCAGGCTCATAAAGCTTAGCTGCGATAACGCCCATAACGCGGGTATTCCGATTGGTATCTGCGGCAGCCTGGGCGCCGACAAGACCCTTACTCAGTTTTTTATTGAAACCGGCATTGATGAGCTTTCGGTGGAACCTTCCTGTGTGCTGCCTTTGCGGAAAGTGATTGCGAAATTGTAG
- a CDS encoding RidA family protein translates to MKVIQTAAAPAAIGPYSQAMVTGNLVFSSGQIPLSAETGEVVGAEVKEQTEQVIRNLKAVLEAAGSSLAAVVKTTCFLADMQDFAAFNEVYAKHFSGKPARSTVAVKQLPRNVLVEIEAVGELVN, encoded by the coding sequence ATGAAAGTTATTCAAACCGCTGCGGCGCCTGCTGCTATCGGTCCCTATTCCCAGGCTATGGTCACGGGAAATTTGGTTTTTAGTTCCGGGCAGATCCCCCTTTCTGCGGAAACCGGGGAAGTAGTCGGTGCCGAAGTGAAAGAGCAGACCGAGCAGGTTATCAGGAACCTCAAGGCGGTGCTGGAAGCCGCCGGCTCTTCTCTTGCTGCTGTGGTCAAGACTACCTGCTTCCTGGCGGACATGCAGGATTTCGCTGCTTTTAACGAGGTCTACGCCAAGCATTTCAGCGGCAAACCTGCCCGCTCTACCGTGGCGGTGAAGCAGTTGCCCAGAAACGTCCTGGTAGAAATTGAGGCGGTAGGGGAACTGGTGAATTAA
- a CDS encoding PEGA domain-containing protein yields MKKLICLLLILAIFTGCQTTTLVNINTNIPDARVTIDGKTVGSTPITKTKIKNSVDKKYRIVIEKEGYETLQRTLHTETKKANAAAVVVGYVFCWALIPMLLWINAAWLEGPVPDQYFILTESNLIERPQLSVRATKELESAVMKLSDVLAQQLTGNTTLAVLSISSSDRESAEYITDELEYQLVNTGKFKIVNRNTIDKIKEEQNFQLSGDVSDNSALSIGKMLGANIVITGTVSGTGSTRRISVKALDVQTAEIIAMLREQF; encoded by the coding sequence ATGAAAAAATTAATATGCCTATTATTGATTCTTGCGATATTCACAGGATGTCAAACTACAACCCTTGTTAATATCAATACTAATATTCCTGATGCTCGAGTTACAATAGATGGCAAAACTGTTGGTTCAACTCCCATAACAAAAACAAAAATAAAAAACTCCGTGGACAAAAAATATCGTATTGTGATTGAAAAAGAAGGCTATGAAACTTTGCAAAGGACTTTGCATACAGAAACAAAAAAAGCTAATGCCGCTGCCGTTGTAGTGGGTTATGTATTTTGTTGGGCTTTAATTCCTATGCTTTTATGGATTAATGCAGCATGGTTGGAAGGTCCTGTACCGGATCAATATTTTATATTAACAGAATCCAATTTAATAGAACGCCCTCAACTCAGCGTTAGGGCAACAAAAGAACTTGAAAGTGCCGTTATGAAATTAAGCGACGTTTTGGCACAACAATTAACGGGAAATACAACACTGGCGGTATTATCAATTTCATCGAGTGATCGTGAAAGCGCAGAATATATTACTGATGAGCTTGAGTATCAGCTGGTAAATACCGGAAAGTTCAAAATCGTAAATAGAAATACTATCGATAAGATAAAGGAAGAACAAAACTTTCAGTTATCAGGAGATGTTTCCGATAACTCTGCACTATCCATAGGTAAAATGCTGGGTGCAAATATTGTTATTACCGGTACTGTTAGCGGAACAGGTTCAACACGGCGTATAAGTGTGAAAGCCTTGGATGTACAAACAGCTGAAATAATAGCAATGTTAAGGGAGCAGTTCTAA
- a CDS encoding Crp/Fnr family transcriptional regulator — MKKYLPLLARCPLFKGIAGPDLVSLLECLSARHKKYEKDSFVFMADDEPRFIGVVLSGALHILQDDFWGNRVILARAEPGELFGEAFSCGGVKKLPVSVQAVEKSEVLLIDLTRIITTCSSVCVFHRDLIKNTLQDMARKNIALIKKMEHITRRTTREKLLSYLSSQAQQQGSTVLTIPFKRQELAEYLSVDRSAMSAELGKMQDQGLIRFNKNRFELLQKN; from the coding sequence ATGAAAAAATATTTACCCCTTTTAGCCAGGTGCCCCCTTTTTAAGGGGATAGCCGGACCCGATCTGGTGAGCCTTCTGGAATGCCTTTCAGCGCGGCATAAAAAATATGAGAAAGACTCCTTTGTTTTCATGGCCGATGATGAGCCCCGGTTTATCGGGGTGGTCCTGTCAGGGGCCCTGCATATACTTCAGGATGATTTTTGGGGCAACCGGGTTATCCTGGCCCGGGCGGAACCGGGGGAACTTTTCGGGGAAGCCTTTTCCTGCGGGGGCGTAAAAAAGCTGCCCGTGAGCGTTCAAGCGGTGGAAAAATCCGAAGTCCTATTGATCGATCTGACCAGGATCATCACCACCTGTTCTTCCGTCTGCGTATTCCACCGGGACCTTATAAAAAACACCCTCCAGGATATGGCCCGCAAAAATATTGCCCTGATAAAAAAGATGGAGCATATTACCCGCCGCACCACCAGGGAAAAACTGCTTTCCTACCTTTCCTCCCAGGCCCAGCAACAGGGAAGTACTGTCCTCACCATACCCTTTAAGCGCCAGGAGCTGGCGGAATACCTTTCGGTAGACCGCAGCGCCATGTCCGCAGAATTGGGCAAAATGCAGGACCAAGGCCTCATCCGGTTCAATAAAAACCGGTTCGAGCTGTTGCAAAAAAACTGA
- a CDS encoding ATP-binding protein produces the protein MIRQIVKIDTEKCNGCGICAEACHEAAIGIVDGKATLLRDDYCDGMGNCLPACPSGAIAFEEREAAAYDEKAVKANQAAGTGQRAGTEPGTGSAGQKTAQAGSTGTVESRLSQWPVQIKLAPVKAPFFDQARLLVSADCGAYAYGNFHNEFMKGRITLIGCPKLDQTDYSEKLTEIFKGNDIKSVTVVRMEVPCCGGIENAVIAALKNCVASSGKIIPWEAVTLSVKGELLEG, from the coding sequence ATGATACGGCAAATCGTAAAAATCGATACTGAAAAATGCAATGGCTGCGGCATTTGCGCCGAGGCCTGCCATGAGGCGGCTATAGGGATAGTAGATGGTAAGGCAACATTGCTGCGGGACGATTACTGCGATGGTATGGGGAACTGCCTCCCCGCCTGCCCAAGCGGGGCCATCGCCTTTGAAGAACGGGAGGCGGCTGCATACGACGAAAAGGCGGTTAAGGCGAACCAGGCGGCAGGAACCGGGCAGAGGGCGGGGACGGAACCGGGGACTGGGAGTGCTGGGCAGAAGACAGCGCAAGCCGGGAGCACCGGGACTGTAGAAAGCCGGCTCAGTCAGTGGCCGGTGCAGATCAAGCTGGCTCCGGTGAAGGCGCCCTTTTTTGACCAGGCCAGGCTTTTGGTGAGTGCCGACTGCGGGGCCTACGCTTACGGCAATTTTCATAATGAGTTTATGAAGGGGCGTATCACCCTGATCGGCTGCCCAAAACTGGACCAGACTGATTACAGCGAAAAATTAACGGAAATATTCAAGGGGAACGATATCAAGTCCGTGACCGTGGTGAGGATGGAGGTTCCCTGCTGCGGTGGGATCGAGAATGCCGTGATCGCGGCGCTGAAAAACTGCGTTGCAAGTAGCGGGAAGATAATACCCTGGGAGGCGGTGACCCTGTCGGTTAAGGGGGAGCTGCTGGAGGGGTAG
- a CDS encoding PRD domain-containing protein codes for MKAIRKYNNNIILANDQGHEVIVLGKGIGFQANPGDPVDTRLIEKTFIPQETVQISRFADTLADLPYEYILLATKVVDCGKELLQAELNPSVVIALADHFSGTLPHFAERKTLESPLKWDLRHLYPREFKASMRGLEIIRQERHEDYPEYEAYNIALHFINAETDTADMPTTFKIVAITSDIIGIIKESLHINFDEESFDVMPFVIHLRNLVLKYTVNPEQKIRGDDDLYALVMKRYPEAADCCTRICAYLRETHGWEPVRNDRLFLVLHIKRISDGMAK; via the coding sequence ATGAAAGCTATCAGGAAATACAATAACAATATCATCCTCGCAAATGACCAGGGTCATGAAGTCATTGTCCTGGGGAAAGGGATAGGGTTTCAGGCAAATCCGGGGGACCCGGTGGATACAAGGCTTATCGAAAAAACCTTTATTCCCCAGGAGACCGTCCAAATCAGCCGTTTCGCCGATACTCTTGCGGATCTGCCCTATGAATATATACTCCTGGCAACTAAAGTCGTGGATTGCGGGAAGGAACTATTGCAGGCCGAGCTAAACCCCAGTGTGGTAATTGCCCTAGCAGACCATTTCTCCGGTACCTTGCCCCATTTTGCGGAACGTAAAACCCTGGAGTCTCCCCTCAAGTGGGACCTCCGGCATCTTTATCCCCGTGAATTTAAGGCGAGTATGCGGGGACTGGAGATTATCCGGCAGGAACGGCACGAGGATTACCCCGAATATGAGGCCTACAATATAGCCCTGCATTTTATCAATGCGGAGACTGATACTGCGGATATGCCTACCACGTTCAAAATCGTGGCGATTACCAGCGATATTATCGGGATTATTAAAGAGTCCCTGCATATCAACTTCGATGAAGAATCCTTTGATGTAATGCCCTTTGTGATTCATCTGCGGAATTTGGTGCTGAAATACACCGTGAATCCGGAACAGAAAATCCGGGGGGATGATGACTTATACGCCCTGGTGATGAAGCGTTATCCCGAAGCAGCGGATTGCTGCACACGGATCTGCGCATATTTGCGGGAAACCCACGGTTGGGAACCGGTACGGAACGATCGCTTGTTTCTGGTACTGCATATCAAACGTATCTCCGATGGGATGGCAAAGTGA
- a CDS encoding HAD hydrolase family protein codes for MKGKIVFLDFDGTVGDRNFIPFSASRACRRARANGHILYLATGRSLVQVNPGLVKKMFDGAVYSSGAYIEAAPELRGELRCKWRGGKRELIYTAVMDSALVDRLIGFLDKHGAFYMLELADRVIAGPGFDAYFKALFTGRKWTPALLLEKFFVGMIYRRSLSLNEPMLHRADVLKLVFMIRGGISFEDIQKEFGGECEIVRSSIPITGMSGGEISPKGVHKGAALLKVIARHGIARENSIAIGDSDNDRTMIEAAGIGIAMGNGDEKLKAIADDVTDTLYRNGLAKAFKKYGLV; via the coding sequence GTGAAGGGCAAGATAGTGTTTTTAGACTTTGACGGTACCGTGGGGGACCGCAACTTTATACCCTTCTCCGCTTCTCGCGCCTGCCGCAGGGCACGGGCTAACGGGCACATCCTCTACCTCGCCACCGGGAGGTCCCTGGTGCAGGTCAATCCCGGGCTGGTTAAAAAAATGTTTGACGGGGCAGTGTATTCCTCGGGCGCGTATATTGAAGCTGCGCCGGAACTGCGCGGGGAACTGCGTTGCAAGTGGCGCGGGGGCAAGCGGGAACTTATTTACACTGCGGTCATGGACAGCGCTCTGGTAGACCGGCTCATCGGCTTTTTGGATAAGCATGGAGCCTTCTATATGCTGGAACTGGCGGACCGGGTGATTGCCGGTCCCGGCTTTGATGCATATTTCAAAGCCCTCTTTACAGGTAGAAAGTGGACTCCGGCTTTGCTCTTGGAAAAGTTTTTTGTCGGAATGATTTACCGCAGGAGTCTCTCCCTGAATGAACCAATGCTGCACCGTGCGGATGTTCTCAAGCTGGTCTTCATGATCCGGGGGGGTATTAGCTTTGAGGATATACAGAAGGAATTCGGCGGGGAATGTGAAATTGTCCGTAGCTCTATCCCTATTACGGGTATGTCCGGGGGGGAAATCAGCCCGAAAGGGGTACACAAGGGAGCGGCGCTGCTCAAGGTTATTGCCCGCCACGGCATAGCGAGAGAAAACAGCATTGCTATTGGGGACAGCGATAACGACCGCACCATGATAGAAGCTGCAGGGATCGGCATTGCCATGGGTAACGGAGATGAAAAGCTGAAGGCCATTGCAGACGATGTTACGGACACACTCTACCGGAATGGTCTGGCCAAGGCGTTCAAAAAATACGGTTTAGTGTGA